The following nucleotide sequence is from candidate division KSB1 bacterium.
ATCATCTGCTCATAACAGAATTTGTGATTACCCCAACTGCCGGTGAATTCGTGGAAATTTACAACCCGACTAATCAAACAGTAGATCTGTCACATTACTACATAACCGACGCTACATTTGCTGGGGGCAACCATTTCTATTATAACCTGGTCACCGGTGTTGCTGACAGTGCGGGCGGCGGTGGCTTCGGGGATTGGAACGCAAGATTTCCGGATGGTGCCTCGATTGCGCCCGGAGAACATCAAACCATTGCGATGGTGGGAGATTCGTTGTTTTCTGATACTTATGGCGTTTTACCCAC
It contains:
- a CDS encoding lamin tail domain-containing protein, which translates into the protein MKKLLLLLILSGILLVTNLFAQDHLLITEFVITPTAGEFVEIYNPTNQTVDLSHYYITDATFAGGNHFYYNLVTGVADSAGGGGFGDWNARFPDGASIAPGEHQTIAMVGDSLFSDTYGVLPT